In Pungitius pungitius chromosome 2, fPunPun2.1, whole genome shotgun sequence, a single window of DNA contains:
- the atp1b4 gene encoding protein ATP1B4: MEPSSTEAGADDKLLKNHPPSLPHKVILKHGQELQEEQEELAEHHPLEQEDLNFERWKRRPLPERSLHQKIDDIKTYLWNAETKEFMGRSGKSWSLILLFYAALYLFLAAMFGGCMFCLMWSISPYHPTYNDRVMPPGMTMAPHLEGHEIAFNASDRKSWRKYAKSMDEYLKPYNDGPQQKKNIDCTHDSYFMQDDLEESAERKACEFRRSWLRDCSGLQDPSYGFSQGKPCILLRMNRILGYLPGQGKPINVTCEVKRGAPEALGEIQFFPKSFFDLKYYPYYGKLRHGNYSAPLVAVRFTSAQYDTHIQVKCKLNGKGIINDSATDRYLGSVTFSLDIGA, translated from the exons ATGGAGCCCAGTTCCACAGAGGCAGGGGCTGACGACAAGCTCCTTAAAAATCACCCACCAAGTCTT CCTCACAAAGTGATACTCAAACATggccaggagctgcaggaggagcaggaggagttgGCCGAGCACCATCCTCTAGAGCAGGAAGACCTGAACTTTGAGAGATGGAAGCGCAGGCCGCTACCCGAGAGGTCGCTCCACCAGAAAATAGACGACATTAAGACATACTTGTGGAATGCAGAGACCAAGGAATTCATGGGTCGCTCTGGGAAGAGCTGGA GCCTCATCCTTCTCTTCTACGCCGCACTTTATTTGTTTCTCGCAGCCATGTTTGGTGGCTGTATGTTTTGCCTCATGTGGTCTATTAGTCCCTACCATCCAACCTACAACGACAGAGTGATGCCACCAG GTATGACGATGGCCCCGCACCTCGAAGGCCACGAGATCGCCTTCAACGCTTCTGATCGCAAGTCCTGGAGGAAGTACGCAAAGTCCATGGATGAGTATCTGAAAC CGTACAACGATGGCcctcagcagaagaagaacattGACTGCACACACGACAGTTACTTCATGCAGGACGACTTGGAGGAGAGCGCGGAGCGGAAGGCGTGCGAGTTCCGGAGGTCCTGGTTGAGGGACTGTTCGGGGCTGCAGGACCCCAGCTACGGCTTCTCTCAGGGGAAGCCGTGCATCCTCCTGCGAATGAATCGG ATTCTCGGTTATTTACCTGGCCAGGGCAAACCGATAAACGTGACCTGTGAAGTTAAG AGAGGAGCTCCGGAAGCCTTGGGAGAAATACAATTTTTCCCCAAGAGCTTTTTTGACCTGAAGTACTATCCGTACTATGGGAAGCTCAGACAT GGGAACTACTCTGCACCGCTAGTGGCAGTGCGCTTCACGTCAGCGCAGTACGACACTCACATCCAAGTGAAATGCAAACTGAACGGGAAGGGCATCATCAACGACTCAGCCACTGACCGCTACCTGGGCAGCGTGACCTTCTCCTTGGATATCGGAGCGTGA
- the tmem255a gene encoding transmembrane protein 255A isoform X2 codes for MPPAQSLQSSRLTLSETSMGSFKRRKRKSITVTVLLLIVSVLILIFGLAATTRTQNITVGGYYPGVILGFGSFLGIIGSHLIENKRQMLVASIVFISFGVVAAFCCAIVDGVFAARHIDLRPLYAGRCEYHSSDTSPERDVPCQGSSRSSCNLHVKGNTCYCCDLYNCGKEHPLMGLQNKDVLKKFRKSSMLWNRMEMIGGYHEYTDVKSCQDVVHLYHLLWSATILNIIALFLGIITAAVLGGFKDMIPSAASETTSEPEAIAAPVPPRPPAAATAINSYYNAAPCLPPYTAYDLQGSCLFPDSSGLSDDSQSGASHLWPTMIPPRYSPPHNHPEEKPPPYSP; via the exons ATGCCTCCTGCTCAGAGCCTTCAATCCAGCAGACTGACCCTGTCCGAAACAAGCAtgg GTTCCtttaagaggaggaagaggaaatccATCACGGTGACGGTGTTGCTGCTCATCGTCTCCGTGCTGATCCTCATCTTCGGCCTGGCGGCGACCACCAGGACGCAGAACATCACAGTGGGCGGGTACTACCCGGGAGTCATT ctgggCTTTGGCTCCTTTCTGGGAATTATTGGGTCTCACTTGATAGAGAACAAGAGGCAGATG TTAGTGGCATCTATTGTCTTCATCAGTTTCGGAGTGGTGGCCGCCTTCTGCTGCGCTATCGTGGATGGAGTGTTTGCCGCGAGGCACATT GACCTCAGGCCTCTGTATGCCGGCCGCTGTGAGTATCACTCCAGTGACACTTCACCTGAACGCGAT GTGCCGTGTCAGGGGTCATCACGGTCGTCCTGTAACCTGCACGTGAAGGGCAACACCTGTTACTGCTGCGACCTCTACAACTGTGGGAA AGAACATCCTCTTATGGGACTACAGAATAAAGATGTTTTGAAAAAGTTTAGAAAATCATCCATGCTTTGGAA CCGCATGGAGATGATCGGAGGCTACCACGAGTATACGGATGTGAAGAGCTGCCAGGACGTGGTGCACCTTTATCACCTGCTGTGGTCCGCTACGATCCTCAACATCATTGCCCTCTTTCTGGGCATCATCACTGCAGCGGTGCTGGGAGGCTTCAAAGACATG ATTCCCTCCGCTGCCTCAGAGACTACATCTGAACCGGAGGCCATCGCGGCGCCCGTCCCCCCGCGGCCTCCTGCGGCCGCCACCGCCATCAACTCCTATTACAACGCTGCCCCTTGCCTGCCGCCCTACACGGCTTACGACCTGCAG GGCTCCTGCCTGTTCCCCGACTCCTCGGGCCTTTCCGATGACTCCCAGTCCGGAGCCAGCCACCTGTGGCCCACCATGATCCCTCCACGCTACTCTCCTCCTCACAACCACCCCGAGGAGAAGCCTCCGCCCTACAGCCCGTAG
- the tmem255a gene encoding transmembrane protein 255A isoform X1 translates to MPPAQSLQSSRLTLSETSMGSFKRRKRKSITVTVLLLIVSVLILIFGLAATTRTQNITVGGYYPGVILGFGSFLGIIGSHLIENKRQMLVASIVFISFGVVAAFCCAIVDGVFAARHIDLRPLYAGRCEYHSSDTSPERDVPCQGSSRSSCNLHVKGNTCYCCDLYNCGKEHPLMGLQNKDVLKKFRKSSMLWKSSRMEMIGGYHEYTDVKSCQDVVHLYHLLWSATILNIIALFLGIITAAVLGGFKDMIPSAASETTSEPEAIAAPVPPRPPAAATAINSYYNAAPCLPPYTAYDLQGSCLFPDSSGLSDDSQSGASHLWPTMIPPRYSPPHNHPEEKPPPYSP, encoded by the exons ATGCCTCCTGCTCAGAGCCTTCAATCCAGCAGACTGACCCTGTCCGAAACAAGCAtgg GTTCCtttaagaggaggaagaggaaatccATCACGGTGACGGTGTTGCTGCTCATCGTCTCCGTGCTGATCCTCATCTTCGGCCTGGCGGCGACCACCAGGACGCAGAACATCACAGTGGGCGGGTACTACCCGGGAGTCATT ctgggCTTTGGCTCCTTTCTGGGAATTATTGGGTCTCACTTGATAGAGAACAAGAGGCAGATG TTAGTGGCATCTATTGTCTTCATCAGTTTCGGAGTGGTGGCCGCCTTCTGCTGCGCTATCGTGGATGGAGTGTTTGCCGCGAGGCACATT GACCTCAGGCCTCTGTATGCCGGCCGCTGTGAGTATCACTCCAGTGACACTTCACCTGAACGCGAT GTGCCGTGTCAGGGGTCATCACGGTCGTCCTGTAACCTGCACGTGAAGGGCAACACCTGTTACTGCTGCGACCTCTACAACTGTGGGAA AGAACATCCTCTTATGGGACTACAGAATAAAGATGTTTTGAAAAAGTTTAGAAAATCATCCATGCTTTGGAA GTCCAGCCGCATGGAGATGATCGGAGGCTACCACGAGTATACGGATGTGAAGAGCTGCCAGGACGTGGTGCACCTTTATCACCTGCTGTGGTCCGCTACGATCCTCAACATCATTGCCCTCTTTCTGGGCATCATCACTGCAGCGGTGCTGGGAGGCTTCAAAGACATG ATTCCCTCCGCTGCCTCAGAGACTACATCTGAACCGGAGGCCATCGCGGCGCCCGTCCCCCCGCGGCCTCCTGCGGCCGCCACCGCCATCAACTCCTATTACAACGCTGCCCCTTGCCTGCCGCCCTACACGGCTTACGACCTGCAG GGCTCCTGCCTGTTCCCCGACTCCTCGGGCCTTTCCGATGACTCCCAGTCCGGAGCCAGCCACCTGTGGCCCACCATGATCCCTCCACGCTACTCTCCTCCTCACAACCACCCCGAGGAGAAGCCTCCGCCCTACAGCCCGTAG
- the tmem255a gene encoding transmembrane protein 255A isoform X3: MPPAQSLQSSRLTLSETSMGSFKRRKRKSITVTVLLLIVSVLILIFGLAATTRTQNITVGGYYPGVILGFGSFLGIIGSHLIENKRQMLVASIVFISFGVVAAFCCAIVDGVFAARHIDLRPLYAGRCEYHSSDTSPERDVPCQGSSRSSCNLHVKGNTCYCCDLYNCGKSSRMEMIGGYHEYTDVKSCQDVVHLYHLLWSATILNIIALFLGIITAAVLGGFKDMIPSAASETTSEPEAIAAPVPPRPPAAATAINSYYNAAPCLPPYTAYDLQGSCLFPDSSGLSDDSQSGASHLWPTMIPPRYSPPHNHPEEKPPPYSP; the protein is encoded by the exons ATGCCTCCTGCTCAGAGCCTTCAATCCAGCAGACTGACCCTGTCCGAAACAAGCAtgg GTTCCtttaagaggaggaagaggaaatccATCACGGTGACGGTGTTGCTGCTCATCGTCTCCGTGCTGATCCTCATCTTCGGCCTGGCGGCGACCACCAGGACGCAGAACATCACAGTGGGCGGGTACTACCCGGGAGTCATT ctgggCTTTGGCTCCTTTCTGGGAATTATTGGGTCTCACTTGATAGAGAACAAGAGGCAGATG TTAGTGGCATCTATTGTCTTCATCAGTTTCGGAGTGGTGGCCGCCTTCTGCTGCGCTATCGTGGATGGAGTGTTTGCCGCGAGGCACATT GACCTCAGGCCTCTGTATGCCGGCCGCTGTGAGTATCACTCCAGTGACACTTCACCTGAACGCGAT GTGCCGTGTCAGGGGTCATCACGGTCGTCCTGTAACCTGCACGTGAAGGGCAACACCTGTTACTGCTGCGACCTCTACAACTGTGGGAA GTCCAGCCGCATGGAGATGATCGGAGGCTACCACGAGTATACGGATGTGAAGAGCTGCCAGGACGTGGTGCACCTTTATCACCTGCTGTGGTCCGCTACGATCCTCAACATCATTGCCCTCTTTCTGGGCATCATCACTGCAGCGGTGCTGGGAGGCTTCAAAGACATG ATTCCCTCCGCTGCCTCAGAGACTACATCTGAACCGGAGGCCATCGCGGCGCCCGTCCCCCCGCGGCCTCCTGCGGCCGCCACCGCCATCAACTCCTATTACAACGCTGCCCCTTGCCTGCCGCCCTACACGGCTTACGACCTGCAG GGCTCCTGCCTGTTCCCCGACTCCTCGGGCCTTTCCGATGACTCCCAGTCCGGAGCCAGCCACCTGTGGCCCACCATGATCCCTCCACGCTACTCTCCTCCTCACAACCACCCCGAGGAGAAGCCTCCGCCCTACAGCCCGTAG